The following nucleotide sequence is from Pseudonocardia sp. C8.
GAGCCCGGCCTCGGCGAGCAGCCGGTCGGGCGGCAGGCCGAGCGCCTCCGCGATGGAGCGGAGCACCCGCACCGAGGGCTGGTGCAGCCCTCGTTCGATCTGGCTCAGGTAGGCGTTGGAGACCTGCGTCCGCGCCGCGAGGTCCCGCAACGACAGCTCGGCGAGCTTGCGCCGGGCACGCAGGTACTCCCCGAACGCCTGAGCGTGGGACTCCCACACGTGGTCACTCCGCATGATGTGCCGAGTCTAGGCCGACCGGGCGACGGCGCCGCCGGTCAGCTCCCGGGGCGCAGGGCGGCGAGCAGCATGTCGGCGAACTCGGCCCCGATCTCCCGCGGCTCCAGCCGGCCGTCGGGCCGGTACCAGAACGGTAGATGGTGCACGGCACCGAAGAAGTACTGCGTGGAGAGGTCGGCCGAGACCTCCCGGCGGAAGATGCCAGCCGCCTGGCCGTCCTCGATCAGCCCGCGGAACATCTCGTGGTAGCGGCGCCGGTCCCGGCGCAGGGCCCGCTGCTGCTCCTCCCCGAGGTGGTGCAGCGACCGGAAGAAGACGGTGCTCGGCGCCAGGTTCTCGATCGAGGTGGTCACCACGTCGGCGGCCGCGTCGTGCAGCCGCCGCTCGACCGCGTCGGGTTCGGAGACGACCTTCTCCAGCCGGGCCGTCTGCATCGCCAGCACCGGAGCGTAGATCGCGAAGAGGAGATCCTCCTTGGACGCGAAGTAGTGGTACATC
It contains:
- a CDS encoding helix-turn-helix domain-containing protein, whose product is MRSDHVWESHAQAFGEYLRARRKLAELSLRDLAARTQVSNAYLSQIERGLHQPSVRVLRSIAEALGLPPDRLLAEAGLRTGADPEPSPADRDGSAPPDVVAAIRADGRLTDEQKTALTAVYRSYVGD
- a CDS encoding TetR family transcriptional regulator, with product MGRGRPRSSVDGLTVPERLVRAATELFAERGFDATSVQDVVEAAGVTKGAMYHYFASKEDLLFAIYAPVLAMQTARLEKVVSEPDAVERRLHDAAADVVTTSIENLAPSTVFFRSLHHLGEEQQRALRRDRRRYHEMFRGLIEDGQAAGIFRREVSADLSTQYFFGAVHHLPFWYRPDGRLEPREIGAEFADMLLAALRPGS